The nucleotide sequence CAGCAGCAGTTTCTTTCCGCCTGTCATCTGCTGTAAGTAATGATTTATCCTAAATAAGGATGGAAATCTGCAACTATTTACCTGATACCCCATACCTGTAGTACCTATCTTTGATATGCGGTTTTTAATTGTTCGTTAATCACACATGCAGTTGTAGAAATGGACAGATACAAGACGAAGTCCCTTTTTGGGGACTTCCTGATTTAAAGAGCTTTCATCCTGAAAATAGTACCCTGATGCCAGCGGGATGGTATTTAATTAACGCAGTGGTTTAGTTAGCCGCTCAGAGCACATACGACTCAAGAGCAGAGAGATCCCTTTTCAGGGATTTCTTTTATACCCCGATCAGCCGAATGCAAATACCCCCGGGGTTGTCCTGCCCTGTGAAGCGATAAGACAGATCAGCAGATTTAACCCAATTGTTGTAGTTTTACTCCCGACTGTCTTTTACCATTTGTATTAAATTATTCCGGGGCTATATGAAGCTTATCCTGTTTTTGTTCCTTTTTCTTAGTACCACAGGCCATACACAGGTTATCGATCCCGGATCGGATGATCCCATGCTGAATCTTGGGAAAAAGGTAACGTGGTTTGAAGACAACAGCACGGTGCGCTCTTTACAGGAGGTGCAGGAGGCTTATGCAAAAGGGCAGTTTAAAAACGGCCTTACCGATATCCTTAATTTTGGCAACACTTCCTCCGCCATATGGATCCGTATCCCGTTCAGGCCAGGCATAAAAGAGACGGATTATCTTATAGTGGATGCCGCCACACTTGAAAAGATCGATTGTTATCAGCCTTCGGATACCGGGTGGATACACCTCCAGGCCGGTGCCGTTATCAGGGCATCGCCCGGCGTGCAAAGCACCAATCATTTTGTTTTCCCGGTATTTTCAACCGCTGCTGATGCGACGGTCAAAACTCTCTGGCTTCGAATAAAGACCCGGAACATTATGCTGGTACCTTTAAAAATGGCTGGCGCCGGCAACCTGTTCCAGGTGGAAAAATCGAGTTACAGGATCATTGAGACCGGCCTTATCGGTATTTTCTTTACGCTTCTTGCTTTTAACCTGTTCCTCTTCTTTGGCCTCGGGGACCGGTCCTATCTTTATTATTGCCTCTATGTTTTTTCCTTCGGGTGCTATGTGCTCGGCTATTTTGCGGGGTATGGCTACCTCCTCGGGCCGGAGGTCCGCATCCTGCTTAACAAATACCCGCATGTTTTTCTTTGCCTGGCGCTTGTGTCCTCGCTGCTCATCACCAACAAGGTTTATGACCTTCAAAAAATTTCGCCGGTCTTTTTCAGGATGTTCAAATACCTGTTCGCAGCAACAGGCGCCTTGCTTATCATCAGCCTTCTTGGTCTTAAATCAGTGGCTGCCGGCGGTGCGCAGCTTCTTGGTCTGCTGGTGCCGCTGGTGCTGCTCATCTGTGGTATCAGCATACAACGCAACAGGAAACATCCGACCCGGTATTTTACGCTGGCCTGGCTTGCCATTATCCTTGCCGTCATCATTTATGTACTCAGCCTTCAGGGCGTTCTTGAATACCGCCCTTACAGCCGTCTGATACTGGAGACCGGTGCTATTATTGAATTCCTGCTGCTGGCCTTTGTACTGGGACAACGGTACCACCTGATACTGGAAAACCAGCGGGCCATACAGGAAGAAAATTACCGGCTGATCAAAGACCGCAACCTGCAGCTGGAACAACTGGTAGAAAAGCGCACCGAAAAGCTGAAAGAAGCCATTGCAGGACTGGAAGCCTCCGATAATGTAAAGAACAAGCTGTTCTCAATTATCGCCCACGATCTCCGGACGCCCTTCAACAGTATGCTGGGCATCTTTTCCATCGACAGCCCGGAAGCGCTCTCCCTGGATGAATTACAGCTGATCCTGAATGAAAACAAAAAGAGTTTTTTTCATCTCCGGAACCTGCTCGACAACCTGCTGCACTGGGCGCGTACCCAGATGAATGAGGTACAGCTACGACCGGAAGTCTTTAACCTTGTGGAAATAGTGCAGGACCTTGCAGCTGTATATCAGCCTGTAGCCCAGGCCAAACAGCTGCACCTCGAAATAAAAACGGAGAAATCCGCCATGGTTTATGCCGACAAAAACCACATCCAACTGGTATTAAGGAACCTGCTGGATAATGCGGTAAAGTTCACCCAGCCGGGGCATACCATTTATGCAGCAATTGGTACTACGGATACCGGTGTCCGTTTCGAGCTCTCCAACGAAATCACCGACACTACAGCGCTTGCCGCAGCCCTTCGCCCCGCAGCACTGCAATACCGATCCAGCTATGGAACCGCCAATGAAAAAGGCGTCGGTCTGGGGCTGAACCTGTGCCGGGATTACCTGGAGCTCAACGGCAGCAGTCTTGCAGCAACAGTTACAGGAACCAATGTATCCTTCGGTTTCCTCCTGCCCTATCCTCCGGCAAGGCCCGGTTGACACGGATCTGATAAAATCAATTGCCGTCTTTGCTTTCAGCTGCCAGAAATCTTTGTTATTATTGCACCCGGAGATTGCGGTCATTAAATCCTTCTTTTATTACGCCCTCATTAAAGAAGGATAACAAGTGCTGTATCACATATCGTCTTAAAAATTTTGTCTTTTTATGAGCCAGAAATTCATACGTATACTGCTTTTCATCGCCTTTATTGCCGTAGCTGCGGTGCCGTTTGCGCAGGTTGCTGCTATACCTTCGGAGTCCGGCAGCTATTTGGATATCCGCGATAAAAAAGCGTTCCTGTCTCCTTCAACGATCTACCAGCCGGAAACCTGGTTTCATTTTATCGGGGGGAATATCTCCCGGAAGGGGATCACGGCAGATCTTGAAGCTATAGCACAGGCGGGCATTTCCGGCGTCCAGTTATTTCATGGTCAGTTTGGCGGCCGGTGGCCGGCCACTGATTCGCAGATCTATTGCCTCAGCCCTGCCTGGGATGCTGCCTTACACCATACTGCCCTGGAGTGCCGCCGCCTGGGGCTGCGGTTCACAATGCAGAACTGCCCGGGCTGGGCAATGGCAGGCGGACCCTGGATCCAACCCTCCAACGCCATGCGTCATCTGGTATGGAGCCGCCGGGACATTTCAGCAGAGCAGCAAACGGTGACGGTCACACTGACAAAGCCGGGTGGTAACGAGCCCTGGCGGGATTATAAAGCCATTACCGTGCTGGCCTTTCCCACACCCGAGGGCGATACCGACCGTCCATTGGTACCTGCAGCTGTAACCGGTAGTCCGGAGGTGCAATGGAACACGATCCTGTCGGAAAAACCAGACCGGCCCGTGGCGCTTTCGCCTGCGGCCCCTTCGGCACCGCACTGGTTCGAGGTAACATTTGATACCAGCACCATTGTCCGTTCGATCGTATTGCCCAGTATCAACAGTTTAAACCACAGTTGGTGTTATGAACCTGGTGTTGCCTTAAAGGTCGTTGCTGTTTCCGGCGACGGCGGTCAGACCGAGATCCTGAACACCCGGCTGCCGCAGAGCAACTGGCAGGACAAT is from Niabella beijingensis and encodes:
- a CDS encoding sensor histidine kinase, with amino-acid sequence MKLILFLFLFLSTTGHTQVIDPGSDDPMLNLGKKVTWFEDNSTVRSLQEVQEAYAKGQFKNGLTDILNFGNTSSAIWIRIPFRPGIKETDYLIVDAATLEKIDCYQPSDTGWIHLQAGAVIRASPGVQSTNHFVFPVFSTAADATVKTLWLRIKTRNIMLVPLKMAGAGNLFQVEKSSYRIIETGLIGIFFTLLAFNLFLFFGLGDRSYLYYCLYVFSFGCYVLGYFAGYGYLLGPEVRILLNKYPHVFLCLALVSSLLITNKVYDLQKISPVFFRMFKYLFAATGALLIISLLGLKSVAAGGAQLLGLLVPLVLLICGISIQRNRKHPTRYFTLAWLAIILAVIIYVLSLQGVLEYRPYSRLILETGAIIEFLLLAFVLGQRYHLILENQRAIQEENYRLIKDRNLQLEQLVEKRTEKLKEAIAGLEASDNVKNKLFSIIAHDLRTPFNSMLGIFSIDSPEALSLDELQLILNENKKSFFHLRNLLDNLLHWARTQMNEVQLRPEVFNLVEIVQDLAAVYQPVAQAKQLHLEIKTEKSAMVYADKNHIQLVLRNLLDNAVKFTQPGHTIYAAIGTTDTGVRFELSNEITDTTALAAALRPAALQYRSSYGTANEKGVGLGLNLCRDYLELNGSSLAATVTGTNVSFGFLLPYPPARPG